One genomic region from Thermoleptolyngbya sichuanensis A183 encodes:
- a CDS encoding ATP-binding protein, translating to MSSSSGFTSQETRISCEVSPARSAPRSTQLTMLRSEQIQVDTQLNELNHVLAWFDGLRCAGIPELVWLQCQLALAEGFTNAVRHAHRNRSPDTPIEISVTIFKEFLEIQIWDCGPTFNLRKMLEAIPDEVDRDAAGGRGLLLMKKTADVLDYRRSPDQRNCLLFVKHYTRQDLARPD from the coding sequence ATGTCGTCCTCTTCCGGCTTCACCTCCCAAGAGACGAGGATTTCCTGCGAAGTCTCACCCGCTCGATCGGCTCCTCGATCGACTCAGTTGACCATGCTCCGGAGCGAGCAGATCCAGGTCGATACGCAGCTCAACGAGCTAAATCATGTCTTGGCCTGGTTTGACGGTCTGCGATGCGCGGGTATTCCAGAGCTAGTCTGGCTACAATGTCAGCTTGCGCTGGCCGAAGGCTTTACCAATGCCGTCCGCCATGCCCATCGCAACCGTTCGCCAGACACCCCGATCGAAATTAGCGTCACGATTTTCAAAGAGTTTCTAGAAATCCAGATTTGGGACTGTGGCCCGACATTTAACTTGCGAAAAATGCTGGAGGCGATTCCAGATGAGGTAGACCGGGATGCCGCAGGCGGTCGGGGTCTGCTGTTGATGAAAAAAACAGCAGACGTTCTAGACTATCGGCGATCGCCCGATCAGCGGAACTGCCTCCTTTTTGTGAAACATTACACCCGGCAAGACTTAGCCAGACCAGACTAG
- the cutA gene encoding divalent-cation tolerance protein CutA: MCDLPAPYGLVLTTAASRTEAEALARALVAERLAACVSLFPVHSVYTWQNTLEQQDEWQLVIKTDLTLFPALETKIRELHSYDVPEIIALPIAAGSADYLNWLGASVSPLSPLSRVSLQNQDDKSER, translated from the coding sequence ATGTGCGATCTCCCAGCGCCGTATGGTCTGGTGCTGACGACGGCTGCTTCTCGCACCGAAGCAGAGGCGCTCGCCCGCGCCCTAGTCGCCGAACGGCTGGCGGCCTGCGTCAGCCTGTTTCCCGTCCATTCGGTCTACACCTGGCAGAATACCTTGGAGCAGCAAGACGAGTGGCAGCTTGTGATCAAGACTGACCTAACCCTGTTTCCAGCCCTCGAAACCAAAATCCGGGAACTCCACAGCTACGACGTTCCCGAAATCATCGCGCTGCCGATCGCAGCCGGATCAGCAGACTATCTCAACTGGTTAGGAGCATCAGTTAGCCCCCTGTCGCCCCTATCGAGGGTCAGCCTTCAGAATCAGGACGACAAGTCAGAACGCTAA
- a CDS encoding LamG-like jellyroll fold domain-containing protein, producing the protein MSILERNFVKVYEPSSAAARSAQKTYVYTTMVRHNGTVIAFAMDSDRHIYYTVLDMERSGVSTSLDSAFWDIEPKELIFPDELAIVGKSAAGTQRMPLVNRHGVALPAGTLIEPKERDSFQSTTARLSASLPNGSLNGFRPFQVLSDEQHVYVFRQSAARDASDMVWRTSAHGEVLKDAQGRPIPVVDNTLLMDRFVFTGGQLQPKLEVRYQRSRRKDSPASRKDGLGYEDLEKKAFYEPTQTLDFVRNLTNGWFTVLLLPTAIPDVQRWQIFAYNRVTQRFDSFNIERSPNGSFNTRGTQYYTSPKPEHQQSVFERQPGTCPFSGEPLIPLLSQSGFAESALLLDGVDDAVAVRSRDRLNLPGANGFTLEMWLLADPAQISEANPDEAPTAQFNILEKGAGRGECPYALRYLSNGKLGFFRTDGQRTLALISEVALTDGQFHHVAVVRTATPRADQEHTELPTITLYIDGVAAGTVDDDLSRALINDDPLFLGNRTAQGDHFKGQIDELRIWSRARSPRELEIERHHRLVGNELDLVGYWRCDEGTGTVLYDQTDFAQHGQITGSEHPWIKSEAPVGEHPGIRRSSFAFQDRAVTAGCTALFYYQQEPAGVGYVAEEKKPIKRNGRVMFAVPTEDRSTDTAAKPLIAVLDFAVSRDGNLAQVPDLLNLKQLEAVKIGDRTLSDTLEEYSQLQQDVQRWTSERIAKLSTLKNIEAELAEAPICTGELDAYSETINGRTYYKLLYVGKTATQGAAFVFDRDGNLTEQPIRPIAELFHPRNFPAEWTGLDTLVTFGELNNCYLFRGAACKPWVNLITPSSTPHHISSIQEAFSLKPDESDWALGIDAAVRGHEQVFFFRGDRWLRFTGWNAPVGEVHTGYRTTGRIHDHFPGFPTEWTRVDGVVHRAGTGDFFFFKGNQYVKLRFSDLAVNSLPYEVPPVAPLHYENLRDEGLGYLVTFYNAATTALQAERDRLRREISFLESQLADGIPTLRYLRLVMHEFGQDNPLPMPFVCADPTGLTVSGAVLGFAWTKDTPLLFESVTGRLSLYYRGTSNQFFAAYYDVVTGRASFSQPETPGLRWIARSAGAALDSSQITITAEDADTCTVAIQNAATSIQEKWQRVPRDRAQFVAVLNGMARPVYLGKLTEALSGSVAQFDLESAATHSLKAGDTLLIGSGKTKAVVQAAQSMLPKGEVPGFQGRSLSFNGSSDFVELTTAEALGLPNRSFTVEAWINLAADAPRDCPVLGSAAPRAALRALHLTIRDRRPYLGFFGEANDLSSPIVLQPERWYHVAWRYDSIARTQSILVNGQLVATATNRSALLGGGPLFMGQWNGDRHFKGQIGELRIWNEARSEADIAAGMRRVLNDPTGAAWQTLAGSWRFVLREGRLVAQDDSRHQRHGRVLGSPALRRVNSQMMQVQIDPVTLACKADEGVYLLPYDYDAHAQVNQIARSLQDGSLLFLVDAGNEPEPVQPGTAVLSDDTLSNRWVADAYGYALSFDAAARPVTTTQRLADYQTEANLTIEAWVKHSAFPKGFTEILKHQSGSPSTRYRLGISHDLDALRENAPIYRVFAEVGGKLVYTDPMASANQWQHLAAVFEQAHALRFKAGDRLDCGSDTTLELAGDLTIEAVIRLDDLAQPQGILTKGKIQDGSDDDCTYSLSVNKEGKLVFAFEDNQDSPENHFLKSSFSLQPNQVYHVGVTRQHRTETAQGNAQVSINQWYEFHFYARSQDGVQYEIWKSVSKAENPERFEGTIGSGSQPLEIGWAVCQTDPRDATKMAAHSFRGELGEVRLWSRALTASELGKAIKGREKGLVGWWQLEENQRAIAQDSKGTNHATIYGARWVQSSDPEASRLRLYLNGDVVMTYVWSASNTPYAWSRQKPPFEGTPGFSLGTDASAPTANPALQRHAFTGELDEVRIWKVARTLEQIQDNLFRPIAGDFEQLLAYYHASEVGNTLQDGSGRGLHLAIPGTAPNSPLTDATLAYFALSTAPVSTETAQVRSALAQVKTDFHDVLTNAPAVQEYGDMQSDSAGNLIGVMKRCYAYIRNGQWRLLTGYKVGDLELEWVGQAQYDPQLIGFIEGAPPVPSENLTVRDTYEKVSTVELTEADQMMYTYANTRDRSYKTALNMKLGAGFKVKNEAGFGLVVETVNTNLVLGIKGNMETNTSWLQNSTVSFGKTTNTLSRLTAQGDWEEAAHPRYPELGRRYVPKNVGFALVQSETADVFVMRLKHRDPARRVTVALRMQPNPDIPKDWNVIMFPMNPKYVKQGTLDGRVGLNADAVDYPNTTDSSPDRSYFKPIEAYALKQRIEREQKELEADYRSYDVEPAGKKGMARGTPVLPLVGTSIGAAIEGGIALNQEDKLPELTRRNLFNTYVWTADGGLFAETQQFMETQQEVIGGTFSVSGQIGGYMDFNTAIAGMAVNFELESFWGGSQTLTKTRTSASQRSFGVTVDLDVERNIQVANPQQAERLGLSLYDAKGDRAKCPGKVDGYRFMTFYLEPSQEHFKDFENKVLDRAWLEQSNDPNAIALRQSIQQKVGKPWRVMHRVTYVSRVLPRYGSPAATPAEDTLRAANIESNWELIKRLEPYVQSKTRSYGDLADAIREVISRFMPELASAESYIIEYMSRYYQVFPDSVLQSQVQ; encoded by the coding sequence ATGTCTATCCTCGAACGGAATTTTGTCAAAGTGTATGAACCCTCTAGTGCCGCCGCCAGATCTGCACAAAAGACCTATGTCTATACGACTATGGTGCGCCATAACGGAACGGTGATTGCCTTTGCGATGGATAGCGATCGCCATATCTATTACACAGTTCTTGATATGGAGCGCTCTGGTGTTTCTACCTCCCTCGACAGTGCATTTTGGGATATTGAGCCAAAGGAACTGATCTTTCCTGATGAACTGGCGATCGTTGGCAAATCGGCAGCGGGGACGCAGCGGATGCCGCTCGTCAATCGACATGGCGTTGCGCTGCCTGCTGGAACATTAATCGAACCCAAAGAGCGAGACAGCTTTCAATCTACTACGGCACGATTAAGCGCATCTCTGCCGAACGGCAGTCTGAATGGATTTCGACCGTTTCAGGTTCTTTCAGACGAACAGCATGTGTATGTCTTTCGTCAGTCGGCGGCACGGGATGCGTCCGATATGGTGTGGCGAACCAGCGCCCATGGCGAAGTCCTGAAAGATGCTCAGGGGCGGCCGATTCCTGTAGTGGACAATACGCTGCTGATGGATCGGTTTGTATTCACAGGTGGGCAACTCCAGCCCAAGCTAGAGGTGCGCTATCAGCGTAGCCGCCGCAAAGATTCGCCCGCCAGCCGCAAGGACGGATTGGGCTACGAAGATCTGGAAAAGAAAGCCTTTTACGAGCCAACTCAAACGCTTGACTTTGTTCGCAATTTAACGAACGGCTGGTTTACAGTGCTGCTGCTGCCGACGGCGATTCCCGATGTGCAGCGCTGGCAAATCTTTGCCTACAACCGAGTGACCCAGCGGTTTGATTCTTTTAACATCGAGCGATCGCCCAATGGCTCTTTCAACACCCGCGGCACGCAGTATTACACCAGTCCCAAGCCAGAGCATCAGCAGAGCGTATTCGAGCGGCAGCCAGGAACCTGTCCCTTTTCGGGCGAACCGCTGATTCCGCTGCTGAGTCAATCGGGGTTTGCCGAATCGGCCCTGCTGCTGGATGGGGTAGATGATGCCGTGGCGGTGCGCTCCAGAGATCGGCTGAACTTGCCCGGTGCCAACGGCTTTACGCTGGAGATGTGGCTGCTAGCTGACCCCGCACAAATTAGCGAAGCCAACCCAGATGAGGCCCCCACTGCCCAGTTCAACATTTTGGAAAAAGGCGCGGGCCGCGGCGAATGTCCCTATGCGCTGCGCTATCTGAGCAATGGCAAACTCGGCTTCTTCCGCACGGACGGGCAAAGGACGCTGGCGCTGATATCCGAAGTAGCGCTAACGGATGGTCAGTTTCATCATGTGGCGGTGGTGCGGACGGCTACGCCCCGCGCTGACCAGGAACACACCGAGTTGCCCACGATTACGCTGTATATTGACGGGGTGGCCGCAGGCACGGTTGACGATGACTTGTCCCGCGCTCTGATTAACGATGACCCGCTGTTCCTCGGCAACCGCACGGCCCAGGGCGATCACTTCAAAGGACAGATCGACGAGTTGCGGATCTGGAGCCGAGCGCGATCGCCCCGCGAACTAGAGATCGAGCGGCATCACCGACTGGTGGGCAATGAGCTAGATCTGGTGGGCTACTGGCGCTGCGACGAGGGCACGGGTACGGTGCTGTATGACCAGACGGATTTTGCCCAGCACGGGCAGATCACAGGCAGCGAGCATCCCTGGATCAAGTCGGAAGCGCCCGTGGGCGAGCATCCGGGCATTCGTCGTTCTAGCTTTGCCTTTCAAGATCGCGCGGTTACTGCTGGCTGCACGGCGCTGTTTTATTACCAGCAGGAACCCGCAGGGGTGGGCTATGTCGCGGAGGAAAAGAAGCCGATCAAGCGCAACGGCCGCGTCATGTTTGCCGTGCCGACGGAAGATCGCTCCACCGACACCGCCGCCAAACCGCTGATCGCCGTGCTGGATTTTGCCGTGTCGCGGGATGGCAACCTGGCACAGGTGCCCGACCTGCTCAACCTGAAACAGCTCGAAGCCGTCAAAATTGGCGATCGCACGCTGAGCGACACCCTGGAAGAATATAGCCAGCTCCAGCAAGACGTACAGCGCTGGACGAGTGAGCGCATCGCCAAACTCAGCACGTTGAAAAACATCGAGGCAGAGCTGGCGGAGGCTCCCATTTGCACGGGAGAACTGGATGCTTACAGCGAAACGATTAACGGGCGGACTTACTACAAGCTGCTGTATGTGGGCAAGACGGCGACTCAGGGCGCAGCCTTTGTCTTCGACCGCGATGGCAACCTGACCGAGCAGCCCATCCGACCGATTGCCGAACTGTTCCATCCCCGGAATTTCCCGGCTGAATGGACGGGGTTGGATACCCTCGTCACCTTTGGCGAACTCAACAACTGCTACCTCTTTAGAGGTGCAGCCTGTAAACCCTGGGTTAACCTGATCACACCGTCCAGCACGCCACATCACATCTCGTCAATTCAGGAGGCGTTTAGTCTCAAACCTGATGAAAGCGATTGGGCGCTGGGCATCGATGCAGCAGTCAGAGGGCACGAACAGGTTTTCTTCTTTCGGGGCGATCGCTGGCTTCGCTTTACGGGCTGGAATGCTCCCGTTGGGGAAGTCCACACCGGGTATCGCACCACCGGCCGCATTCACGACCATTTTCCAGGTTTCCCAACTGAGTGGACTCGCGTAGACGGCGTGGTGCATCGCGCTGGAACCGGAGACTTTTTCTTCTTCAAGGGCAACCAATACGTCAAGCTCCGCTTTAGCGACCTTGCGGTAAACAGCTTGCCGTATGAAGTGCCACCTGTAGCACCGCTGCATTACGAAAACCTGCGAGATGAAGGACTGGGGTATCTGGTCACCTTCTACAACGCAGCCACCACAGCCTTGCAGGCAGAGCGCGATCGCCTGCGACGTGAAATCAGCTTCCTGGAAAGCCAGCTTGCCGACGGCATCCCCACGCTCAGATACCTGCGCCTGGTGATGCACGAGTTTGGGCAAGACAACCCGCTGCCGATGCCGTTTGTCTGCGCCGATCCGACCGGACTCACTGTGTCGGGAGCCGTGCTGGGCTTTGCCTGGACGAAGGACACGCCGCTCTTGTTTGAAAGCGTCACGGGTCGCCTCAGCCTGTATTACCGGGGCACCAGCAACCAGTTCTTTGCCGCGTATTACGACGTGGTGACGGGTCGCGCCAGCTTTAGCCAGCCCGAAACGCCGGGATTGCGCTGGATCGCCCGCTCTGCTGGGGCCGCCCTCGACAGTAGCCAGATCACTATCACAGCAGAGGATGCCGACACCTGCACCGTGGCAATTCAAAACGCGGCGACGAGTATCCAGGAAAAATGGCAGCGGGTGCCGCGCGATCGCGCTCAGTTTGTCGCCGTGCTAAACGGCATGGCGCGTCCGGTTTATCTCGGCAAGCTCACCGAAGCCTTATCCGGCAGCGTCGCCCAGTTTGACCTGGAGAGCGCCGCAACGCATTCCCTCAAGGCGGGCGACACCCTGCTGATCGGCAGCGGCAAGACCAAAGCTGTCGTGCAGGCGGCGCAATCCATGCTGCCCAAGGGCGAGGTTCCGGGCTTCCAGGGGCGATCGCTCTCGTTCAACGGCTCTAGCGATTTTGTCGAGCTGACCACCGCCGAGGCGCTGGGCCTGCCCAACCGCAGCTTTACGGTGGAAGCGTGGATTAACCTGGCAGCCGACGCGCCCAGAGATTGTCCTGTGTTGGGGAGCGCGGCTCCTCGCGCGGCGCTGCGGGCGCTGCACCTAACGATCCGCGATCGCCGGCCGTATCTGGGCTTCTTTGGCGAGGCCAACGACCTCAGCAGCCCCATCGTGCTACAGCCAGAGCGCTGGTATCACGTTGCTTGGCGCTACGACAGCATAGCCCGCACCCAGTCCATTCTGGTGAATGGGCAACTGGTGGCCACGGCGACGAACCGCAGTGCGCTGCTGGGCGGCGGGCCGCTATTCATGGGGCAGTGGAATGGCGATCGCCACTTCAAAGGGCAAATCGGCGAACTCCGCATCTGGAACGAAGCCCGCAGCGAAGCCGACATCGCTGCCGGAATGCGCCGCGTGCTGAACGACCCCACCGGAGCCGCCTGGCAAACGCTGGCAGGAAGCTGGCGATTCGTGCTGCGGGAGGGTCGTCTGGTTGCCCAGGACGATTCGCGCCATCAGCGCCACGGCAGGGTGTTGGGCAGTCCTGCTCTGCGCCGGGTCAATTCGCAGATGATGCAGGTGCAAATCGACCCTGTAACGCTGGCGTGCAAAGCTGACGAGGGCGTGTATCTGCTGCCCTACGACTACGACGCTCATGCCCAGGTCAACCAGATTGCGCGATCGCTCCAGGATGGGTCGCTGCTGTTTTTGGTGGATGCGGGCAATGAACCGGAGCCAGTGCAGCCAGGAACCGCTGTCCTCAGCGATGACACCCTCAGCAACCGCTGGGTCGCCGATGCCTATGGCTATGCGCTCTCCTTCGATGCGGCTGCTCGCCCCGTGACGACGACACAGCGGCTAGCGGATTATCAAACCGAAGCCAACCTGACGATAGAAGCTTGGGTGAAGCACAGCGCGTTTCCCAAGGGCTTTACGGAAATCCTGAAGCATCAGTCGGGGTCGCCGTCTACCCGCTATCGCCTGGGCATTAGCCACGACCTGGATGCGCTCCGAGAAAATGCGCCGATCTATCGCGTGTTTGCCGAAGTGGGCGGCAAATTGGTCTACACCGACCCGATGGCATCCGCTAATCAGTGGCAGCATCTTGCGGCAGTGTTTGAGCAGGCCCACGCGCTAAGGTTTAAGGCGGGCGATCGCCTGGATTGTGGCAGCGATACAACGCTGGAACTGGCGGGCGACCTGACGATCGAGGCTGTCATTCGGCTGGATGATTTGGCTCAGCCCCAGGGCATTTTGACCAAAGGTAAGATACAAGACGGCAGTGATGATGACTGTACTTATTCTCTGTCAGTGAACAAAGAAGGGAAGCTTGTTTTCGCCTTTGAAGACAACCAGGATTCACCCGAAAATCACTTCCTAAAGTCCTCATTTTCACTCCAGCCGAATCAGGTCTATCATGTCGGCGTGACGCGCCAGCACCGTACTGAAACCGCTCAAGGTAATGCTCAAGTGAGCATCAATCAATGGTATGAATTCCATTTCTATGCACGCAGCCAGGACGGCGTGCAGTATGAGATTTGGAAATCTGTCAGCAAGGCGGAAAATCCAGAGCGGTTTGAGGGAACCATCGGCAGCGGTAGTCAGCCCCTCGAAATCGGCTGGGCTGTTTGCCAGACTGACCCGCGAGATGCCACAAAGATGGCCGCTCACTCGTTCCGGGGAGAACTGGGCGAGGTGCGCCTGTGGAGCCGTGCTCTCACTGCCTCGGAATTGGGCAAAGCGATCAAGGGCCGCGAAAAGGGGCTGGTCGGCTGGTGGCAACTGGAGGAAAACCAGAGGGCGATCGCCCAAGACTCTAAGGGCACAAATCACGCCACGATCTACGGCGCACGCTGGGTGCAGAGCAGCGACCCAGAAGCCTCGCGTCTGCGGCTCTATCTCAACGGCGATGTCGTGATGACCTATGTCTGGAGCGCCAGCAACACGCCCTATGCCTGGAGCCGTCAAAAGCCACCCTTTGAGGGTACACCTGGATTTTCGCTGGGTACGGATGCAAGCGCTCCGACCGCTAACCCAGCGTTGCAGCGCCACGCCTTCACAGGCGAACTAGATGAAGTCCGCATTTGGAAAGTCGCCCGCACGCTGGAGCAAATCCAGGACAATCTGTTCCGCCCCATTGCAGGCGATTTTGAACAGCTCCTTGCCTACTATCACGCCAGCGAAGTGGGCAACACACTGCAAGATGGCTCTGGGCGCGGGCTGCATCTAGCGATTCCGGGCACTGCGCCCAACTCGCCGCTGACGGACGCAACACTGGCTTACTTTGCCCTGTCTACGGCCCCCGTCAGCACAGAAACCGCCCAGGTTCGCAGCGCCCTGGCCCAGGTCAAGACCGACTTTCATGACGTGCTGACGAATGCGCCTGCGGTGCAGGAATACGGCGATATGCAATCCGATTCGGCGGGCAACCTGATAGGCGTGATGAAGCGCTGCTACGCCTACATCCGCAACGGCCAGTGGCGACTGCTAACGGGCTACAAGGTCGGTGATCTGGAACTAGAGTGGGTGGGACAGGCGCAGTATGACCCGCAGCTCATCGGCTTTATCGAGGGTGCGCCGCCCGTGCCCAGCGAAAACCTGACGGTGCGCGATACCTACGAAAAGGTCAGCACGGTGGAACTCACCGAAGCCGACCAGATGATGTATACCTACGCCAATACGCGCGATCGCAGCTACAAAACTGCCCTCAATATGAAGCTCGGTGCTGGCTTCAAGGTGAAAAATGAAGCTGGATTTGGGCTGGTGGTGGAAACTGTCAACACGAACCTGGTGCTGGGCATTAAGGGCAATATGGAAACCAACACAAGCTGGCTGCAAAACAGTACCGTCAGCTTTGGCAAAACCACGAACACCCTCAGCCGCCTGACTGCTCAGGGAGACTGGGAAGAGGCTGCCCACCCCCGCTATCCTGAACTGGGCAGGCGCTATGTGCCGAAAAACGTCGGCTTTGCGCTGGTACAGTCGGAAACAGCGGATGTGTTTGTGATGCGGCTGAAGCATCGCGACCCGGCACGGCGGGTGACGGTAGCTCTGCGGATGCAACCCAACCCCGACATTCCCAAAGACTGGAACGTGATCATGTTCCCCATGAATCCGAAGTATGTGAAACAGGGAACGCTGGACGGGCGCGTGGGGCTGAATGCGGATGCGGTGGATTATCCCAACACCACCGACTCCAGCCCCGACCGCAGCTACTTCAAGCCAATCGAAGCCTATGCCCTAAAGCAGCGCATCGAGCGGGAGCAGAAGGAGCTAGAGGCCGACTATCGCAGCTATGACGTGGAACCTGCGGGCAAAAAGGGCATGGCGCGAGGGACACCCGTTCTTCCCCTAGTGGGAACCAGCATTGGTGCAGCGATCGAGGGCGGCATTGCCCTGAATCAGGAAGATAAGCTGCCCGAACTGACCCGCCGCAACCTATTCAACACCTATGTCTGGACGGCCGACGGCGGGCTGTTTGCCGAAACGCAGCAGTTTATGGAGACCCAGCAAGAGGTGATTGGCGGCACATTCTCGGTGTCGGGTCAGATTGGGGGCTATATGGACTTCAACACGGCGATCGCCGGAATGGCGGTCAACTTTGAGCTAGAGTCCTTCTGGGGCGGCAGCCAGACCCTCACCAAGACCAGGACCAGCGCTTCCCAGCGATCCTTCGGGGTGACGGTGGATCTGGATGTGGAGCGCAACATCCAGGTCGCCAACCCGCAGCAGGCAGAACGGTTGGGTCTGTCGCTGTATGATGCCAAGGGCGATCGCGCCAAGTGTCCTGGGAAGGTCGATGGCTATCGGTTCATGACGTTCTATCTAGAGCCGAGCCAGGAACACTTTAAGGACTTTGAAAACAAGGTGCTCGACCGGGCCTGGCTGGAACAGAGCAACGATCCGAATGCGATCGCCCTGCGCCAGTCCATCCAGCAGAAGGTCGGCAAGCCCTGGCGCGTGATGCACCGCGTCACCTACGTCAGCCGCGTCTTGCCCCGGTATGGCTCTCCCGCCGCCACGCCCGCCGAAGACACGCTGCGAGCCGCCAACATCGAAAGCAACTGGGAACTGATCAAACGATTGGAGCCCTACGTGCAGTCAAAAACACGCAGCTATGGCGATCTGGCAGATGCAATTCGTGAGGTCATTTCTCGGTTCATGCCAGAACTGGCCAGCGCCGAGAGCTACATCATTGAATATATGAGCCGCTACTACCAGGTGTTCCCGGATTCGGTGCTGCAAAGCCAGGTGCAATAA
- a CDS encoding PP2C family protein-serine/threonine phosphatase has translation MPQILIIDDDSIIQTVLKKALQSQGYEVAIADDGETGLALAEKLRPALIVSDWVMPGLDGLEVCRRVKANPDLSTTFFILLTAQSAVEDRIQGLDTGADDFLAKPIEINELQARVRAGLRLHLLSEDLQTQKRLLEKELSEAASYVRSLLPDPATGDIEIDSRFIPSSQLGGDCFDYFWLDPDYLAMYLLDVSGHGLGAALPSITVLNLLRSQSLPNVNFYQPHVVLRALNEAFQMDSQHDKYFTIWYGVYNRIKRQLTYACAGHPPAVLMPGRLLPQPDKPPETCLLGMRRVPIGMMPDTVFESDRCNIPPGSLLYIFSDGIYDLPSSAGQPTWGLHPFINTLSNYAPNGATIPNLDLLLQAVRSQGGVSTFSDDLSILQIAFH, from the coding sequence ATGCCGCAGATTCTTATCATCGACGACGACTCAATTATTCAAACGGTGCTAAAAAAAGCGCTGCAATCCCAAGGATATGAGGTTGCGATCGCAGATGATGGGGAGACTGGGCTGGCGCTAGCCGAGAAGCTGCGGCCGGCGCTGATCGTGTCGGATTGGGTGATGCCAGGACTAGACGGGCTAGAAGTCTGCCGCCGGGTCAAGGCAAACCCAGATCTGTCCACTACTTTCTTCATCTTACTCACTGCCCAGAGCGCTGTGGAAGATCGAATTCAGGGCTTGGATACGGGCGCGGATGATTTTTTGGCGAAACCGATTGAAATTAATGAGCTTCAGGCGCGGGTGCGGGCGGGGCTGCGGCTGCACTTGCTGAGTGAAGATTTGCAAACCCAAAAGCGCCTGCTCGAAAAGGAGCTATCGGAAGCCGCCTCCTACGTGCGATCGCTCCTCCCAGACCCAGCGACGGGCGACATTGAAATCGACAGCCGCTTTATTCCCTCTAGCCAGCTTGGGGGCGACTGTTTTGACTATTTTTGGCTCGACCCAGACTATCTGGCGATGTATTTGCTAGATGTGTCGGGGCACGGACTGGGTGCGGCGCTGCCGTCGATTACGGTGCTAAACCTGCTGCGATCGCAGTCGTTGCCCAATGTCAACTTTTACCAGCCCCACGTCGTGCTGCGGGCGCTGAACGAAGCGTTTCAAATGGATAGCCAGCACGACAAGTACTTCACTATCTGGTATGGCGTGTACAACAGGATCAAGCGGCAGCTCACCTACGCCTGCGCCGGACATCCACCCGCCGTGCTGATGCCGGGACGACTGCTGCCCCAGCCCGATAAACCGCCTGAAACCTGTCTGCTGGGGATGCGTCGGGTGCCAATTGGCATGATGCCCGATACGGTTTTTGAGAGCGATCGCTGCAACATTCCCCCCGGCAGCCTGCTGTATATCTTCAGCGACGGCATCTATGACTTGCCCAGTTCTGCGGGTCAGCCCACTTGGGGACTGCATCCGTTTATCAACACTCTGTCTAACTATGCACCCAACGGTGCAACTATCCCAAATCTCGATCTTTTGCTGCAAGCGGTTCGCAGTCAGGGTGGCGTGTCTACTTTTAGCGATGACCTATCTATTCTGCAAATCGCGTTTCATTAA
- a CDS encoding LON peptidase substrate-binding domain-containing protein produces MAFSSSVAVRELPLFPLSEVVLFPGRRLPLHIFEFRYRIMMNTILQSDRRFGVLMVDPADGRVASVGCCAEITNFHRMPDDRMKIMTVGQQRFRVLDYVREKPYHVGLVEWIEDHPTERNLHSLSIEVDQLLRDVVRLSAKLTNQEIEVPDDIPDLPLELSYWVASNLYGVAQEQQALLELQDTAARLEREAEILTSTRSHLAARTALKDALRFDG; encoded by the coding sequence ATGGCATTTTCTTCATCGGTTGCGGTTCGAGAACTCCCCCTCTTCCCCCTTTCAGAGGTTGTTCTGTTTCCGGGGCGGCGACTCCCCCTCCACATTTTTGAATTCCGCTACCGAATTATGATGAACACAATCCTCCAGAGCGATCGCCGCTTTGGAGTGCTGATGGTCGATCCTGCGGATGGTCGCGTCGCGAGCGTGGGGTGCTGCGCTGAAATCACCAACTTCCACCGGATGCCCGACGACCGCATGAAGATTATGACCGTGGGGCAGCAGCGCTTTCGAGTGTTGGATTATGTGCGCGAAAAGCCCTATCACGTTGGTCTAGTCGAGTGGATCGAAGACCATCCCACCGAGCGAAACCTCCACTCTCTTAGCATTGAGGTGGATCAGCTTTTGCGAGACGTGGTGCGGCTCTCTGCGAAGCTGACCAATCAGGAAATCGAAGTGCCTGACGATATTCCAGATTTGCCGCTAGAACTGTCTTACTGGGTCGCCAGCAATCTATACGGCGTAGCTCAGGAGCAGCAGGCGTTGCTAGAACTGCAAGACACGGCGGCTCGTCTGGAGCGAGAAGCGGAGATTTTGACCTCTACTCGTAGCCACCTTGCCGCCCGGACTGCGCTGAAGGATGCCCTGCGCTTCGATGGCTAG